In the genome of Physeter macrocephalus isolate SW-GA chromosome 20, ASM283717v5, whole genome shotgun sequence, one region contains:
- the NEUROG3 gene encoding neurogenin-3, with protein MTPHPSCAPAVQVTHETEQPFPGASDDEVTCVASAPPSPTRLQGSCAETEGGGCRGSSRKLRARRGGRSRPKSELALSKQRRSRRKKANDRERNRMHNLNSALDALRGVLPTFPDDAKLTKIETLRFAHNYIWALTQTLRIADHSLYGLESLAPPCEELASPDGGSPGDWGSLYSPVSQAGSLSPAASLEERPGLQAPASPACLHPGALAFSDFL; from the coding sequence ATGACGCCTCATCCCTCGTGTGCGCCAGCTGTCCAAGTGACCCACGAGACGGAGCAGCCCTTCCCGGGTGCCTCAGACGACGAAGTGACCTGCGTCGCATCCGCTCCGCCCAGCCCCACTCGCTTGCAGGGGAGCTGCGCCGAGACGGAAGGGGGAGGTTGCCGAGGGTCCTCGAGGAAGCTCCGTGCGCGACGCGGAGGGCGCAGCCGCCCCAAGAGTGAATTGGCTCTGAGCAAGCAGCGACGGAGCCGGCGCAAGAAGGCCAACGACCGCGAGCGCAATCGGATGCACAACCTCAACTCCGCTCTGGATGCGCTGCGTGGCGTCTTGCCCACCTTCCCGGACGATGCGAAGCTCACCAAGATCGAGACGCTGCGCTTCGCTCACAATTACATCTGGGCGCTGACGCAGACGCTGCGCATAGCGGACCACAGCCTCTACGGGCTGGAGTCGCTTGCGCCTCCCTGCGAGGAGCTGGCCAGCCCGGACGGCGGCTCCCCGGGAGACTGGGGTTCCCTCTATTCCCCGGTCTCCCAGGCGGGCAGCCTGAGTCCCGCCGCCTCGCTGGAGGAGCGCCCCGGGCTGCAGGCGCCTGCTTCCCCTGCCTGCCTGCACCCTGGCGCCCTGGCTTTTTCAGACTTTCTATGA